gccagtaaaaaaaaaaaaatgtttgcacaGTAGTCAAATCACACAATAAgttctttatgtctgttttataCTTCCTATTCCAGATACTCAGAATGTTCCTAGAGGGGACAGTGTTTTTCCCAGCTGCTTTGAAATCatgttgtttcaaaataaaaacaaaaacataaagagacATTCACTCACATGAAGGAGCTGTCTTCAGTTTTCTGGCCAGTACGGCTTTCGCTTCACCTTCCACCCCCAGCGCCACAGCAATAATGTTGTGTGCAATGCGTGGGGCATATCTCATGAGTAAAACTGTCTTCAGGTTTACAAAGGTTCTCCCGCCCACGATGACTCTGACGGACTCGTGAGCATTTTTCTCTATCAGGTACCCGTAGAGCCTGCAGAGAGGCACCCTGCTTCGGAGGCAGTCCTCCAGAGTGAACACCTCCTTGTCGGTGCTGTCGTCCAGCACCACAATGACGTGGGCCTGGCGGAAGGCCTCCTCCACCTTCGTGCAGATGGAGACACTACGCAGGACGGGAGACGCCAGGTCTTGGGTCTCCACCACAAGGCTTTTGAGATATTCTTCCGCCTGCTTGTTGTCAAATAGAGTTATGCTAATTTCTGTATGCATCCCAAACACTTCGCCACTCGTCAATATGGGAATTAGGTTGTAGCAGGCAGGAGCAGAGGCACTGATAAAAATGCAAAGCCGCATTGTGAATAGTTACATCCTTTGTCCCTTTTAAGCCTTTATTCTTAATAGATATTTCTGCATGTGCATCAATAGggtggtttaatttttaaataagcacaCACATAGCTGCACTGACATTCTAAGGCTAGAAGTCAAATGTAGAACAAAAACTTCTCACTACCAATCCCTTGCTCTGGCCATCTGAAATCAGTCCCCAAATAAGAAATATACCTGTTTATTAGgtttttcaaagaaaacagaattccaCCTAtgcagaaatcaaaataaaaaaactattataTTACTGTAATTACGTATTTATATTTCCTCCTAAAAAGATAAAGATGTAAGTTTCAGTTAGCCatagctcttttttaaaaaatacaacctCATCTACacaataatgactttttttttttttttttggaaagggcTATCTTTTCCAAATTCTTACACAGAAAAACCCTTATAAAGATGGCGGGATCAACATAGGCTATGTAAGGTGTATCTGTAGCCACAATTCTGCAGTTGTCTACAGCTGTGACTATCAGCTGTGAACTGTAATGCCCACCACGGGAAGTTCAGAAACGCATCCGGGCATTTCTGGTATTCACAGTGGGTTTGGGGAGGTGTATAATGGGGGTTTCAACAGTATCTGTACTGATTAAATCCTTTGAAACATCTAAAGAAGATGTGATAGTTATTAaatctgggtgacaggatcatggATGTTTATTACATCATTCTCAAttcctttctgtatttaaaatatttcataataacaattttaaaaatgagtatataTTAGGAAACACACGCACGTATAAGCAGGAAAATGCAAAAGACAAACTGAGGGgtgaggaaaggagaaggggagggagagagagagcaaaagagacagagagacagtgcagagaaagaaagagagagagtatgACAACAAAGACTGCGTGTGCCCAGACTGGGAGCAAAGTGGAGCACACATGAGGAGGAGAAAAGCAAAAGGGAGCAAGGCGAGGGGAGTGGGGTTACAGAGAGGGAGTGGGTGCATAGAGAAAAGCCAAAGAAAGCTCTAGTAagtgggaaagagggagagagcaaCAGTCAGAGAGGGTGAGCTTCTGCAAAGCAGCCATGCTATAGAAGTTGTTTTTAGACCaagtgtctgtgtttgtgtctgtaaaacataaaactcatTTATGAGTTATATGGaggatacaaacacacacacacacacaggcatatgtatatgtgtatacgtataagtatacatacacacaaatttcAAACCTGACATTCAGGTATTCTTCCATCATGAAATTAATCCCATCTCATTGtcctttctaaatataaaaagtaaatctCATGAATCCTGGGATTTGACTGTCCCACCTGGTGATCCAGACCTGCAAGGGGTTGATGCAAGTTTTCAGggcttcttcctcctgctcttctTCTATATGTGCCTCCAGGTTCTCTTGAGCAATTACCATCATCAGCTCAGTCGTCATGCTAGAGGTGACATCATAGTAAAGCTAAATATTAGGAGAGAAAAAGTCAATATCAGAGAATAGATAACTAGTTGAAATTGGCTATAATGGAAAGTTTTTGTTTAAAGTCAAAATACGATAAAAAGAGACATGAGAGAATGTCTCAGAAAGcaagatatttgaaaaataaaataatgtaagagAATTATCACTGTTAGAACAGATAACTTAACTTATATACCTGGGCATGCTCCAGGAACTCATTATATCCTCCCAAAAGCAAACCCTTTCCTCCACGATCCAACAGCTCTCTCCAGATGATAGGGGAATTCTTGTGACTCCACTTATTCTTTTCACACACATCTTTTAGCCAATCCTGTTGAATGATATTCCAAGCGAAGTCATATATTAAATCTGCCTGGGAATTCAATTTAATACTTTAGAATTCAAACCTTAAAATACTAGGTTGCTTTTAATGTCACTACATACACATAATATAATTTAGATATCTTTAAGgagtaaaatgtatatatagaaaatagtGATGTTAGTAACAGATTAATTAGATAAGAAAGCATATTCTTCAAATTAATTGACCAAATAAAGGTACTGAAAGTTGCTCTTTTTGCTGAGGAGACCTGGAATCCAAGTGTTTAGCTTAAAGAGAGGTCACATGTTCCAActcaactgattttttaaaacattcaacTAGTTTTGCCCTTATTCTTTTACACATGCAATATTTCCAGTCTTAGGGGCATATAAAATttgatacttttttaaaaatctgtgagtGTGGTTTATGTAGTTCAGACTAAATTAATAAGCTAAAAGTTATTTGGAGATTTCCGATAATATTtatcagaaaaaatttaaattatcattATCTGATTTATATAGGCTAGGCCTTCCAACGACAAGATCTGAGTAGAGTcaaacagaaacatttttatcAGCAAAGTACATGGCAGCAGTCTTAAAAACCATGTCATTGGAGGCATGGGTAATGAGGCCACCTTACCAATAAAATCCTGGAAACTAATTTCCTTGCTGATATTGAAGGTCTGCCTGCCTTTATCTCACTTAAAGCAAACAGTGCTGCTATGAGGATTCCAACATGGTCCCTCTAGCCACAGCATAGCCAGACCAGTGAAGTACTGGGCCCATGAAGGAAAGAGACATTACCCCAAAAAAACCTTCTGCACCCTGCAAAGCATGTTAATGTCCCAGCAGGAGCTGCGAGGGCACGTACGGGACTGGACCCTTACAGTGCTGAATCAAGAGTGGAACATGAAGTTAGACAAGGGAGAATTTATTAGTATGAATCACTTTTCTGCAATTCAAGAGTGTATACCCTGGCAAGGACCTCAGAAGACAGGGACAACATGTTGCCAGACTGGCTCTTAGAAACTTGGAgaaagtaattaaataaaatagaaatgccaGACTTCGTGGAAGACAGTAGAAGAATGGATCAAAAGACTAGtgatgccaggtgtggtggctcacgcctgtcatcccagcactttgggaggccgaggcggggggaacatctgaggtcaggagttcgagacaagcctggtcaacatggtgaaactccatctctactaaaaatacaaaatttagccgggcgtggtgatgggtgcctataatcccagctactcaggaggctgaggcaggagaattgcttgaacctgggaggcggaggttgcagtgagctgagattgcaccattgcactctagcctgggcgacaagggcgaaactccatctcaaaaaaaaaaaaaaaaaaaaaaaaaagactagtgaACGTGGTACTATGGAAGGCCAGAAAGCCCACCATTCAACCATGTTCTCTGGAAGGGACTGGAGGATACGACATGCACCTAAGTGATAAGGAATGCACTGGTGAGAGGGTTCCTGGTGTCACTGAGGAGCCCAGTGTGGCTGTCTGTTCTAGGCCAAggctggctgtttttttttttctttttttaaacttctattttaagttcaggggtacaagtgcagttttgttacataggtaaatttgtgtcatgggggtttgtttcacaaattatttcatcacccaggtattcagcctagtgcccattagttatttctcgtgatcctctccctcctcccaccctccaccctccaataggccccagtgtgtgttgtttccctccctgtgtccacgtgttcttatcatttagcccccacttctaagtgagaataggtggtatttggttttctgttcctgtattactttgctaaggataatgatctccagctccatccatgtccctgcaaaggacataatctcattccttttcatggctgtgtagtatttcatgatgtatatgtaccacattttctttctccagtctatcattgataggcatttaggttgattccatgtctttgctattgtgactagtgttgcaatgaacatatgtgtgcatgtgtctttataaaagaatgatttatatttttggggatatatacacagtaatgggatttctgggttgaatgtTATTTCTATCTTTCTATGCTTCCACCAATAgcgtataagtgttcctttttctccacaacctcgccagcatctgttattttttgacttttaaataatagtcaTTGTGACCGGTATGAGATGgaatctcgttgtggttttgatttgcatttctctaataacctgtaacgctgagcattttttcatatgattgtagCCAAGGCTGTTAAAGGACATGCTGCTACACACTTGAACTCCCTGGCAATTGAGATGATAAAATCCTGAAATAATAGAGGCCAGTGGACAGTGCCAACCAGAGAACATTTATTGTGACAGAAGCACTACCAATCCAGCAGATGAGATAACTTAGCTGAAGACCAGACCAGCAGAGAGTGAGGGAAATCTATAATGGGTGgtagagaagagagggagagaaaagaggggATGAGTGTCAGTTTGGCCCTGAAACTATGAGCGGTGGAGACTATAGTTCATTTGACTATCCTTTCTCTTATCAAGTTTACCCAGGGAAAGATGGCAACCAGAATCCTGGAGGAGCTGTTCCAAGATGGTGTGAACTGATTATAGGGAGCATGTGGATCCAAAAGGCACAACAGGTGGACTGTAGCCAGTGCTGTCACGTACACTCCAGGTTCCCCCTTCACAAATGAGGCACTTACCCTCCCAGGCACCTGGTGTATTAGAGGTTGATAACTTAAAGTCTGACTCCATTCTCTCTCTAGGAATTGACTTCAGCCAAAGCAAATTGCCTTGCCTAAGGTTAAGTTCCTTCCCAGGGGCAGCTGATATCCTATGGCTGGTTGAGGAGGGAGCATAAAAGCTCAGCTACCTTGCCTCAGTTTGGAATAATTCTGAAAGGCCATCAAGAGTTCACTGTGGGATCTGCTGAGCCCTCTGTTGCAGCTATGTCAAAGTTCAACTTCTCCCTTTACCCAATCCCGCCGCCCTCATTCCGTTTCAGGATGCTGTTCCCAAGACCACTTCCCAGTAAAGCCCCTTCACCAAAATCTACATCTCAAAGTCTGTTTCTGGGGAAACAGTCCTAAAGAAGGGTATCCCAAATAAGTCATTGGAAATCAATACCAAGGAGAATGAAAAGTTAACAAGTGCAATGTAAGCTACCTGGATGCTTCAGGGGGTGCAGTCAAACTTATTCTACTTATTGATTAGGGTCTCATTTGTTCTACTaggtattaggaaaaaaaaaataaatattattttgagactGGTAAGTAGGGACTTGTTTTACTAGTATTCAAATATCACTAGCACATGAACAGTCATTACTAGAAGCCAATCTAATACACCAGTTAATATTTAAtcaaattaaaacacattttgtgCATGAGTGAGTTCAACAAACTATAAAGGCTTCTTACCTCCCAAACCTCAGGACGTTGTGTGATTTTATGTATCCGAAAATCAGGAAGATTCTTTTGTAAATAGTCTGCCACAAGTTCCGTTTTAGCATAATATGGACAATCTGCTCTACCTAAAAGAGTTCAAATTAGCAATGTTTTCTTTCATCATGCAGAAATTATTATGTAGTTCTAAGTATTTGCTATGTAATTACAGAATTAGTCATAGTTATGATATAATCTGATAATATAAAGTTGCAGTATAAACTTCTATTACATAAACTTCTGATGTTTATTagattaatacaaataaaata
Above is a genomic segment from Pongo pygmaeus isolate AG05252 chromosome 11, NHGRI_mPonPyg2-v2.0_pri, whole genome shotgun sequence containing:
- the MDH1B gene encoding putative malate dehydrogenase 1B isoform X2, translating into MAKFVIAGRADCPYYAKTELVADYLQKNLPDFRIHKITQRPEVWEDWLKDVCEKNKWSHKNSPIIWRELLDRGGKGLLLGGYNEFLEHAQLYYDVTSSMTTELMMVIAQENLEAHIEEEQEEEALKTCINPLQVWITSASAPACYNLIPILTSGEVFGMHTEISITLFDNKQAEEYLKSLVVETQDLASPVLRSVSICTKVEEAFRQAHVIVVLDDSTDKEVFTLEDCLRSRVPLCRLYGYLIEKNAHESVRVIVGGRTFVNLKTVLLMRYAPRIAHNIIAVALGVEGEAKAVLARKLKTAPSYIKDVIIWGNISGNNYVDLRKTRVYRYESAIWGPLHYSRPVLNLIFDSEWVKREFVAILKNLTTTGRQFGGILAAHSIATTLKYWYHGSPPGEIISLGILSEGQFGIPKGIVFSMPVKFENGTWVVLTDLKDIEISEQIMTRMTSDLIQEKLVALGDKIHFQPYQSETELRKKDKRISLLITDDSQEEQVSDGNRLITPRNGAISRTQCWSLLLANGAFSSGCSHISLGHKDLVPDEEKNLVMSDAADFPNQIPQTTFEKPQS
- the MDH1B gene encoding putative malate dehydrogenase 1B isoform X4; the protein is MAKFVIAGRADCPYYAKTELVADYLQKNLPDFRIHKITQRPEVWEDWLKDVCEKNKWSHKNSPIIWRELLDRGGKGLLLGGYNEFLEHAQLYYDVTSSMTTELMMVIAQENLEAHIEEEQEEEALKTCINPLQVWITSASAPACYNLIPILTSGEVFGMHTEISITLFDNKQAEEYLKSLVVETQDLASPVLRSVSICTKVEEAFRQAHVIVVLDDSTDKEVFTLEDCLRSRVPLCRLYGYLIEKNAHESVRVIVGGRTFVNLKTVLLMRYAPRIAHNIIAVALGVEGEAKAVLARKLKTAPSYIKDVIIWGNISGNNYVDLRKTRVYRYESAIWGPLHYSRPVLNLIFDSEWVKREFVAILKNLTTTGRQFGGILAAHSIATTLKYWYHGSPPGEIISLGILSEGQFGIPKGIVFSMPVKFENGTWVVLTDLKDIEISEQIMTRMTSDLIQEKLVALGDKIHFQPYQSETELRKKDKRISLLITDDSQEEQVSDGHKDLVPDEEKNLVMSDAADFPNQIPQTTFEKPQS
- the MDH1B gene encoding putative malate dehydrogenase 1B isoform X1; translation: MAKFVIAGRADCPYYAKTELVADYLQKNLPDFRIHKITQRPEVWEADLIYDFAWNIIQQDWLKDVCEKNKWSHKNSPIIWRELLDRGGKGLLLGGYNEFLEHAQLYYDVTSSMTTELMMVIAQENLEAHIEEEQEEEALKTCINPLQVWITSASAPACYNLIPILTSGEVFGMHTEISITLFDNKQAEEYLKSLVVETQDLASPVLRSVSICTKVEEAFRQAHVIVVLDDSTDKEVFTLEDCLRSRVPLCRLYGYLIEKNAHESVRVIVGGRTFVNLKTVLLMRYAPRIAHNIIAVALGVEGEAKAVLARKLKTAPSYIKDVIIWGNISGNNYVDLRKTRVYRYESAIWGPLHYSRPVLNLIFDSEWVKREFVAILKNLTTTGRQFGGILAAHSIATTLKYWYHGSPPGEIISLGILSEGQFGIPKGIVFSMPVKFENGTWVVLTDLKDIEISEQIMTRMTSDLIQEKLVALGDKIHFQPYQSETELRKKDKRISLLITDDSQEEQVSDGNRLITPRNGAISRTQCWSLLLANGAFSSGCSHISLGHKDLVPDEEKNLVMSDAADFPNQIPQTTFEKPQS
- the MDH1B gene encoding putative malate dehydrogenase 1B isoform X5 yields the protein MAKFVIAGRADCPYYAKTELVADYLQKNLPDFRIHKITQRPEVWEADLIYDFAWNIIQQDWLKDVCEKNKWSHKNSPIIWRELLDRGGKGLLLGGYNEFLEHAQLYYDVTSSMTTELMMVIAQENLEAHIEEEQEEEALKTCINPLQVWITSASAPACYNLIPILTSGEVFGMHTEISITLFDNKQAEEYLKSLVVETQDLASPVLRSVSICTKVEEAFRQAHVIVVLDDSTDKEVFTLEDCLRSRVPLCRLYGYLIEKNAHESVRVIVGGRTFVNLKTVLLMRYAPRIAHNIIAVALGVEGEAKAVLARKLKTAPSYIKDVIIWGNISGNNYVDLRKTRVYRYESAIWGPLHYSRPVLNLIFDSEWVKREFVAILKNLTTTGRQFGGILAAHSIATTLKYWYHGSPPGEIISLGILSEETELRKKDKRISLLITDDSQEEQVSDGHKDLVPDEEKNLVMSDAADFPNQIPQTTFEKPQS
- the MDH1B gene encoding putative malate dehydrogenase 1B isoform X3, which encodes MAKFVIAGRADCPYYAKTELVADYLQKNLPDFRIHKITQRPEVWEADLIYDFAWNIIQQDWLKDVCEKNKWSHKNSPIIWRELLDRGGKGLLLGGYNEFLEHAQLYYDVTSSMTTELMMVIAQENLEAHIEEEQEEEALKTCINPLQVWITSASAPACYNLIPILTSGEVFGMHTEISITLFDNKQAEEYLKSLVVETQDLASPVLRSVSICTKVEEAFRQAHVIVVLDDSTDKEVFTLEDCLRSRVPLCRLYGYLIEKNAHESVRVIVGGRTFVNLKTVLLMRYAPRIAHNIIAVALGVEGEAKAVLARKLKTAPSYIKDVIIWGNISGNNYVDLRKTRVYRYESAIWGPLHYSRPVLNLIFDSEWVKREFVAILKNLTTTGRQFGGILAAHSIATTLKYWYHGSPPGEIISLGILSEGQFGIPKGIVFSMPVKFENGTWVVLTDLKDIEISEQIMTRMTSDLIQEKLVALGDKIHFQPYQSETELRKKDKRISLLITDDSQEEQVSDGHKDLVPDEEKNLVMSDAADFPNQIPQTTFEKPQS